In Euphorbia lathyris chromosome 10, ddEupLath1.1, whole genome shotgun sequence, a single genomic region encodes these proteins:
- the LOC136209240 gene encoding uncharacterized protein yields the protein METNKYSSPSPSPQFFTASKQTPRTPCSSSVRPYHIHPLLSFLGKQKTANVSRFQAFELEQSQSSRKAEIEKERSINPLAKSLTTWLNFLFQNPKSSSCQLTVNGDQDASFAGKLGKMDVRLPGGVVDVEAAWRSPMRQSDHVELNKGEEGFLTSKNYGPLRNSLKDVCGFDDLKQRMRVHSSLAACKEVFDVMTPVVKVEEIQGHRSEDAAGRFKAMKALWQDMASQNNRFVTMPTTSTSQKSSNSRSSIEIRRDCESALADKTNAAVEIQRFVRGRIARKRSLGASHCNFQTSVGCNQSSELKTLLSSILKLQRWWRSVLLQKLRTKSATTIQSYIRGWIGQRRASNKRHYVVIIQAHWKGYIARKGLRGQLLDLPLRVQRSAKNVDDSMRIINRLKMAVSELLTMKSISGILHTCATLDMTTKHSQKCCEELVASGAITILLKLIRSVSRSIPDQEVLKHALSTIRNLTRHQHLNEVLIDCHGSIELIFLEFLRNKEEGYYTASEILKKICSNKKGAESLWKVPGLVKRLLNLVEELTRKATIEKRNIQGVAAREKIERRLGESTKLLITTNQFNLFGIRYRNSLKIFRDVLI from the exons ATGGAGACTAACAAATACTCATCTCCTTCACCTTCTCCCCAATTCTTCACCGCCTCCAAACAAACACCTCGCACCCCTTGCTCTTCCTCTGTCCGCCCTTACCACATCCATCCGTTACTCTCTTTCCTGGGTAAGCAAAAAACTGCCAATGTCAGTCGATTTCAGGCATTCGAGCTCGAGCAATCGCAGTCCTCACGGAAGGCTGAGATTGAGAAGGAACGATCTATTAACCCACTTGCTAAGTCTCTCACTACTTGGCTCAATTTCCTCTTCCAAAACCCTAAGTCCTCTAGCTGCCAATTGACTGTCAATGGAGATCAAGATGCAAGTTTCGCGGGTAAATTGGGGAAGATGGATGTTAGACTGCCGGGTGGGGTGGTTGATGTGGAGGCTGCTTGGCGGAGTCCGATGAGGCAGAGTGATCACGTGGAGCTTAATAAGGGGGAGGAAGGTTTCTTGACTTCAAAGAACTATGGACCTTTAAGGAATTCGCTGAAGGATGTGTGCGGTTTCGATGATTTGAAGCAGAGGATGAGGGTTCACTCGAGCTTGGCTGCTTGCAAAGAGGTTTTTGATGTCATGACTCCAGTGGTAAAGGTAGAAGAAATACAAGGGCATCGTTCTGAAG ATGCTGCTGGAAGGTTTAAGGCTATGAAAGCATTGTGGCAAGATATGGCTTCACAGAACAATAGATTTGTTACAATGCCTACAACTTCTACTTCGCAGAAGAGCTCAAATAGCAGATCGAGCATTGAAATTAGAAGAG ATTGTGAAAGTGCCCTTGCTGACAAAACAAATGCTGCTGTTGAAATTCAACGTTTTGTCAGGGGACGGATTGCTCGAAAGAGGTCGTTAG GAGCATCTCATTGCAATTTTCAAACTTCGGTTGGTTGCAATCAAAGTTCTGAATTAAAGACACTGCTTTCTTCAATACTGAAGCTGCAAAGATGGTGGAGGAGTGTTTTATTGCAGAAACTAAGAACTAAGTCAGCAACTACCATACAGTCTTATATCCGAGGTTGGATTGGCCAGCGAAGGGCATCTAACAAAAGGCATTACGTGGTGATCATCCAA GCACACTGGAAAGGTTACATTGCACGTAAAGGATTAAGGGGGCAGCTATTGGATTTGCCACTTAGAGTTCAAAGATCTGCTAAAAATGTGGATGATAGTATGCGGATTATCAATAGACTAAAAATGGCAGTTTCAGAATTACTGACCATGAAAAGCATCAGCGGAATTCTTCATACTTGTGCAACTTTAG ATATGACTACTAAACATTCTCAGAAATGTTGTGAGGAACTTGTGGCTTCTGGTGCCATTACAATATTGCTGAAGCTGATTCGCTCGGTCAGCAGAAGCATACCTGATCAGGAAGTTTTGAAGCATGCACTCTCAACTATCAGGAATCTCACACGCCATCAACACTTAAATGAAGTTCTAATTGACTGCCATGGATCAATTGAATTAATCTTTTTGGAATTTCTCAG GAACAAGGAGGAAGGTTATTATACAGCTTCAGAGATTCTGAAAAAGATCTGTTCAAATAAGAAAGGTGCTGAATCCTTGTGGAAGGTGCCTGGCCTCGTGAAGAGGTTACTTAATCTTGTGGAAGAACTAACAAGGAAAGCAACCATTGAGAAAAG GAATATCCAAGGTGTGGCTGCAAGAGAAAAGATTGAAAGAAGGTTGGGGGAGTCCACTAAACTCTTGATCACAACCAATCAGTTTAATTTATTTGGGATAAGGTATCGAAATAGCCTCAAGATTTTTAGAGACGTGTTAATTTAG